GGGTGCCGAGACCGGCGCCGCGGTCGCCTTCCACGGCGCGCACCAGGCGGGCATCGCGACGCCGGTGCAGGACCGGCTGCACTTCGCCTCGTTCGACGTGAAGACGGACGACCGCGCCGCGTTCGTCCAGATGCTGAAGGACTGGACGGCCGCCGCGCGCCGGATGACCGCGGGGCACGCGGTCGGTGAGGGCGCGTACGGCGGACTGGCCGAGGCACCACCGGACGACACCGGCGAGGCCCTGGGCCTCAGGCCGTCCCGGCTGACCCTGACCATCGGTTTCGGGCCCTCGCTGTTCGAGAAGTACGGCGAGAAGTTCGGGCTGACGGGGCAGCGGCCGGAGGCCCTCGTCGACCTGCCGCCGTTCCCCGGTGACAACCTGGAGAAGACGCGCAGCGACGGCGACCTGTGCGTCCAGGCCTGCGCGGACGACCCGCAGGTCGCGGTGCACGCGATCCGCAACCTGGCCCGGATCGGCTTCGGCAAGGTCGCCATCCGCTGGTCGCAGCTCGGTTTCGGCAAGACCTCCTCGACGACCCCCGACGCCCAGACCCCCCGCAACCTCATGGGGTTCAAGGACGGCACCCGCAACATCGCGGGCACCGAGCCGGACCGGCTGAAGAAGTTCGTGTGGGTGGGCGAGGGCGAGGGTCCCGCCTGGATGACCGGCGGCTCGTACCTCGTGGCGCGCCGCATCCGGATGAACATCGAGACCTGGGACCGGACCTCGCTGCAGGAGCAGGAGGACGTCTTCGGCCGGGACAAGGGCGAGGGCGCGCCGGTCGGCAAGGCCCAGGAGCGCGACGAGCCGTTCCTGAAGGCGATGAAGCCCGACGCGCACGTACGGCTCGCGCATCCCGACTCCAACGACGGGGTCACCCTGCTGCGCCGCGGCTACTCCTTCACGGACGGCACGGACGGCCTCGGCAGGCTGGAGGCCGGGCTGTTCTTCCTCGCCTACCAGCGTGACGTGCGCAAGGGGTTCATCCCGGTGCAGCGCAGTCTGGCGCGCTCCGACGCGCTCAACGAGTACATCCAGCACGTGAGTTCGGCGGTCTTCGCCGTCCCGCCCGGCGTCCTCGACAAGGACGACTGGTGGGGGCGCGCGCTGTTCTCCAAGGAGGCGTAGCCCGTGTTCGGCAACTATCTGATCGGCCTGCGCGAGGGGCTGGAAGCCAGCCTCGTCGTCTGCATCCTCATCGCCTACCTGGTGAAGACCGATCGCAAGGACGCCCTGAAGCCCATCTGGATGGGCATCGGCGTCGCGCTCGCGCTCGCGCTCGGCTTCGGCTGCGCGCTCGAGTTCGGCTCCCAGGAGCTGACGTTCGAGGCACAGGAGGCGCTCGGCGGTTCGCTGTCGATCGTCGCGGTCGGCCTGGTGACGTGGATGGTCTTCTGGATGCGGCGCACCGCCCGGCATCTGAAGTCCGAACTGCACGGCAGGCTGGACGCGGCGCTGGCGATGGGCACGGGCGCGCTGGTCGCGACCGCGTTCCTGGCCGTCGGCCGGGAGGGTCTGGAGACGGCGCTGTTCGTGTGGGCGTCGGTGCACGCGGCGAGCGACGGCACCCCGCGCCCGCTGATCGGTGTCGCCCTGGGCCTGGCCACCGCGGTCTTCCTCGGCTGGCTCTTCTACCGGGGCGCCCTGAAGATCAACCTCGCGAAGTTCTTCACCTGGACCGGCGGCATGCTGGTCGTGGTCGCGGCGGGTGTGCTCGCGTACGGCGTCCACGACCTGCAGGAGGCCGACTGGATCCCGGGGCTGCGGAATCTCGCCTTCGACATCAGTGGCACGATCCCGCCGGACAGCTGGTACGGCACGCTCCTCAAGGGCGTGTTGAACTTCCAGCCCGACCCGACGGTCCTTCAGGTCACGGTGTGGGCGCTGTACCTGGTCCCGACACTCGCGATCTTCCTCGCCCCGGTAGGGTTCGCCTCCGGGAAGGGGAAGGTGAAGGTACCTGATGAGCAGGGATCGCGCGGGTCGCAGCCCACGAAGGCTTCGTAGTCTCAACCGGTTCGCCCTGACAGCGGGGGCGGTGACCGTTCTGTCCTTGACGGCGAGCGGCTGCGTGGTGGTGCACGGGGAGCGGGAGGTCGTACCGACGGCGACCCGGACCGAGGCCGCGCGTGCGCTCAAGGACTTCACCGCCGCCTACAACAAGGCGGACAAGGCGAACGACAGCTCCCTGGACGCGGACCGCGTCACCGGCGCCCTGGGCGCCATCGACGGGGCGAAGCTGACGGCCGGGCAGAAGAACAATCCGGGCGGCAACCCGTCCTATTCGCCGCTGTCGCTGACCGACGCGAAGTTCTCGATACCGGCGAAGGCCGGCTGGCCGCGCTGGTTCGTGGCCGACGCCGCGGCCAACAAGGGCGTGGCGGGCTACCGTTGGCTGCTCGTCTTCACCCGGGGCAGCGCGAACGACGTGTGGCAGGCCTCGTACCTGACCGTCCTCGCCGCCACCGACGTACCGAAGTTCCAGCAGGACAAGGACGGTTGGGCGCAGCCCGTCACCGGGGACGACACGGCTCTCGCCGTCGAGCCGAACAAACTGAGCCAGTCGTACACCACGTATCTGAAGAGCGGCGGTGACACCTTCGCACCGGGCCTCCACACCTCGCAGTGGCGGACCCAGCGCGCCAAGAACGCCGTCAAGCCCGGTCTCGCCCGGCAATACATCGACGAGCCGCTGACCTCGGGCGACTACGCCCCGGTGGGGCTGCGCACCGCGGACGGCGGCGCGCTGGTCTTCTTCGTCACCCGCCGCTACGAGAAGCAGACCGCCGCGCAGGGCACCGAGATCCCGGCCCTCAGTGCGGACGTCAAGGCCCTGACCACCGGTGACATCAAGCAGTCCCTCACCCTGGAGTTCGTCTCCAACCAGGCGGTCCTGGACCCCGGGAAGAGCGCGCAGAAGCAACAGGTGGCGGTGCTGGGGCGGATCGAGGGGCTGACGGCGGCGAAGGGCGGCTAGCCGGGGGCTCGGCCGGTTCCGGTGGGCTAGTTGCGGTGGGGCCAGGCTGCCAGATGGTCGTCCGACTCGTTCTCGCCCACGTAACGGGCACAGGCGTCCGTCAGCGCCTCGAGCAGGCTCAGGGGGTCGGGGAGGGGGTGTTCCGGGCCCCGTACCCAGTCGACCGTCAGGCCACCGGGGAGCTGGGCCGGCGGCACCAGGACGTACGAGCCTCGACAGTGCCAGCGCAGACCGGGGTGCTCGTCCGTCGTCTCGGGGTGCGAGTCCAGCTCGCACGGCCACCACTCGTCCTCGTCCTCGGGCGTACCGCGGGTGAGTGTGAAGAAGAACATGCGGCCGTCGCCGCTCTGCGCGACGGGCCCCACCTCCACACCGGAGGCGAGCAGCCGCTCGAGCGCCTCGCGGCCCGCGTCCACGGGCACGTCGAGGACGTCGTGCACCATGCCGGTCGCGGTGATGAAGTTGGCCTGCGGCTGATGCCGGACCCACCGCTCGATCTGGGCGCGGTCGGTCGTCGACTGGGTCTGCCAGGCGAAGGAGACGGGATGGCGCGCGGGGGTGGGGCAGCCGACGCGGTCACAGGAACAGCGGTAGCCGGAGGGGTACGCGGCCTGCGCGAGCGGCAGCCCCGCGGCGGCAGCGGCGATCAGCAGGGCCTCGCGCCCGCCGTCGGCAGCGATCTCTGTCGCACCCTTCGGACGGCGACCACGCAGCCACTGGGAGATCCTGCCCTGCGCGCCGGAGCGGCGGCCGAACTCTGCGCTCATCAATCCCCTCGCCAAGCAGTTGTGCCGACAGCGGTCGTGTCGCGGCGTCCATGTCCATCACGTTCACGTGGTTCACGTTCACGTCGGTCAATCGTGCCGACGAACGCCTTCAACAACCTCTATGGTCCCACCCTCCCGCGCCCCGAATGGACAGAGCCCCCCATCCGGGGCGCTTTGGCATGATTCATCCCCGTGGAGCGAGGCCGTACAACGCGTAGTCGACGAGAGTGTCCGTATACGCGTACGAGATGGGGCCGGTGTGCTGGAGCCAGCGCTGCGCGAGCGGGGAGACGAAGAGTTCCAGGGCGATGCGGGGGTCGATGTCCGGGCGCAGGTCGCCCTTGTCCTGGGCGGACCGCAGCCGCTTCACGTAGAGCTGGAGCTGGGGTTCGAGGAGCTTGGTCACGAACTCGACGCCGAGTGCCTCGTTCACGACGCCCTCCGCGGCCAGGGCGCGCGAGGGGATCTCGAACGTGGGGTTCTGGAGTTCGTCGACGGTGGCGCGCAGGACCAGCTTGAGGTCGGCCGCGAGATCGCCGGTGTCCGGGATGACGTACTCCGCGCGCTCCCCCAGCACCTCCGACCGGTCCGCCGCCTCCGCCGCCTGGGCGCTCAGATCGATGAACGCCTCCAGCAGGACGTCCGCCTTCGACGACCACCACCGGTAGATCGTCTGCTTGCCGACGCCGGCGCGGGCGGCGATGCCCTCGATCGTGGTCTTGGGATAGCCGACCTCGCCGACGAGGGCGAGAGCGGCGTCGAAGATCGCACGCCGGGACTTCTCGCTGCGGCGGGTGGAGTCGGGGGTGGGTTTGGCAGGGGCGGGTTCGGCGGAGGGGCGGGGCGTGTGAGCCATGGGGCGAATCTAACAGGATGACAAGACGGGGCGTCTCGTGGCCGGCTGCGGACCGGTGGGGGCTGGTCGCGCGGTTCCCCGCGCCCCTCAAGGACGCCGGCGCGCATCTTTCAGCCCGTCCGGCGTGTGAGGACGAGGCCGTTCAGCCCGACAGGGGGTCTGGGGGCGTAGCCCCCAGGGATGACGGGGGTCCCCCCTGCTCGAGCGAAGTCGAGAGCTTGGGGGAGGGTTGGGGCGGCGGGGGCGGGAACCGTCGTGGCCCTGCGAAGTCCACCCGTTCGCCAGCGGGCCGACGGGCCCCGCGGACCGCACCATGGGCATCACCTGCCCCTGCGGTACGTGAGGAGCCCTCCTTGCAGCCTCCCCGCCGCGCCACACCCCGGCGCTATCTGATGTGCCCACCCGCACACTTCGACGTCACCTACGCCATCAACCCGTGGATGAACCCCGCCAAGCCGGTCGACGTGCCGCTCGCCGTCGCCCAGTGGGAGGACCTGCGCAGCCGTTACCTCGCGCTCGGCCACACGGTCGAGGAACTCACCCCGCGCCCCGGCCTGCCGGACATGGTCTTCGCCGCGAACGGGGCGACGGTCGTCGACGGTCGGGTGCTGGGCGCCCGGTTCGCGCACCGCGAGCGTGAACCGGAGGCGGCGGCCCACCTGGAGTGGTTCCGCGCACACGGCTTCCCGCACGTCCAGGAGCCGGTCCACGTCAACGAGGGCGAGGGCGACTTCGCGGTCACCGCCTCCTACGTACTCGCCGGCCGTGGCTTTCGCGCGAGCCCCCTCTCGCACGGCGAGGCCCAGGAGTTCTTCGCGCGACCGGTGATCGGGCTCGACCTGGTCGACCCCCGCTACTACCACCTCGACACCGCCCTCGCCGTCCTCGACGACACGACGGACGAGGTCATGTACTACCCGCCCGCCTTCTCCCCCGGTAGCCGGGAGGTACTGCGGCGACTGTTCCCCGACGCGCTGATCGCCGGTGCCGAGGACGCCGCCGCGTTCGGCCTCAACGCGGTCTCGGACGGCCTGCACGTGCTGCTGCCGCAGGCCGCCACGGGGCTCCTCGGTCCGCTGCGGGAACGTGGCTTCGAGCCCGTCGGCATCGACCTGAGCGAGCTTCTCAAGGGCGGCGGCAGCGTGAAGTGCTGCACACAGGAGCTGAGGTGTTGAGGAGCGGAGGTGCCGAGGAGCTGAGCCCCGGCTGCTGGTCCTCCGCGGGCGGCGGTGGCCAGGCGTCGCCCCAGTCCGCGTCGCGGGCCGCCCGGTACAGCGGCCCGTGACGCTTGGTCACCGTCTCGCGGTGCAGGGCCTCGTCGGGGCCGCACAGGTCCAGGAGTACCTGGCCCTTGCGGATCTGCGGCTTGCGTACGACGCGGGAGGGGGCCGGGGTCGGCGCGAGGCGGGTGGCGGCGACGTAGCTGAACTTCTCGTCCTCGTAGGGCAGGGAGCCGCCCTTGACCTGACGGTGCAGGGAGGAACGCGCGACCCGGGCGGAGAAGTGGCACCAGTCCTCGCCGGGGACGATCGGGCAGGCCGCGCTGTGCGGGCAGGGGGCGGCGACGTGGAACCCGGCGGTGATCAGACGGTCCCGCGCCTCGATGACGCGCGCGTAGCCGTCGGGCGTACCGGGCTCGATGATCACGACGGCCTGGGCGGCGGTCGCGGCGGCGGTCACGACGGAGGCGCGGTCGGCGTCGGTGAGCTCGCCGAGGACGTAGGAGACGGTGACGAGATCAGTGCTCTCGATGGTGAGCGCCGATCCGATACGAGAGCGGTGCCATTCGGCGGACTTCAGTTCCGGGTTCGCCGCGGCGATCTCGCGGCCCAGCGCGAGGGCGGGCTCGGCCCAGTCGAGGACGGTCACGGGGCGGGCGCCCGCCCAGGTCGCGTTCACCGCCCAGGTCGCGGCGCCCGTGCCGCCGCCGACGTCCACGTGGCTCGCCGGCGTCCACTGCGGGACCGCGTCCGCGAACGCCTCCAGCGCCGATCGCACCGCCTCGAACGTCGCCGGCATGCGGTAGGCGGCGTACGCGACCACGTCCGAGCGGTCGCGGAGGACCGGGGTGTGGGTGGGGGTCGTTCCCCGGTAGTTCGCGATCAGCCGGTCGACCGCCTGTGTGGCCGCCTTCGGCGGGAGGCCGTCGAGGAGTCCGGCGAGGGCGGTACGCAGGGTCTCGGCGGGAGGTACGGGGACGTTCACCCACCGATTCTACGGTCGCCGCGCCGGCTTCCTCGCCCCCGCCGCCCCTACCCGTCCCCTCCCCACATGGGGGCTCCGCCCCCAAACCCCCGATCGGCCTGAACGGCCTCGTCCTCACACGCCGGACGGGCTGAAGATGCGGGCCGGGGTGGGTGGGGTGCGGCCCCCGACCTCGCCCTGCAACGCCGGACGACCCAGGGCTTTCAGGAACGCGGGGAACTGCGCGACCAGCCCCCACCGGGCCGCAGCCGAAGAACCCCGCGCGTCCGGGGATCCGGGGCCCAGCCCCGATCCCGTAGGGGCGCGGGGAACTGCGCGACCAGCCACGACGCACCCGCAGGCGAACAGAACCCCCGCTCACGCACCCCGTACCGCCCGCGCGAGCCGCGTCGCCGCCTCTGCCCGGGGCGCGCTGTCCGGAGGGCGTCGGCGGGGATGCACGGTGTTCGCGAGGAGCACCAGGAACGTGTCCGTCGCGGGGGCCAGTACAAGGGACGTACCGGTGAAACCGGTGTGCCCCGCGGCGCCCCGCCCGGCCAGCGCACCCATGAACCAGGGCTGGTCGACGGCGAAGCCGAGGCCCGGCGGGGCGAGCATCAGCTCGACGAAGTCGGGGCCGAGGATGCGGGCGGGGCCGTAGGAGCCGCCCGCGAGGAGGGTCCGGCAGAAGATCGCGAGGTCGTGGGCCGTGGAGAAGAGGCCCGCGTGCCCGGCCACCCCACCGAGCGCCCACGCGTTCTCGTCGTGCACGACCCCCCGCAGCATCCCCCGGTCCACCTTGCCCCACGGCCGCCGCTGGTCCTCGGTCGCCGCCGCCCCCTCGCACGGCCCGAAGGACGTGGCGGTCATCCCGAGCGGCCGGGTGATCCCGTCGCGGACGAGGACGTCGAGCGTGCGGCCGGTGACGCGTTCCAGGACGTGTTGGAGGAGGATCAGGTTCAGGTCGGAGTAGACGTACTCCCCCGGCCGGGACGAGGGGGCCTCGGCCCGCAGCAGGGCGAGGCGCGCCGCGTCGTCCGGGCAGTCGTACAGCGGGAGTTCGGGGCGCAGCCCGGAGGTGTGCGTGAGCAGCTGTCGTACGGTGATGTCGTGGGCGCAGGCCGCGCGGAACTCCGGCAGATAGGCCCCCACCCGCGCGTCGATCCCCAACGTGCCCCGCTCCAGCTGCTGCACCGCGGCGACCGCCGTGAACAGCTTGGTGAGGGAGGCCAGGTCGAAGGGGGTGTGGACGGTCATCGGCCGCCGGTCCCCGGGCGGCAGTTCGACCCCGGCGTCGGTCTTCTCGTCGTACGAGGAGTAGCGCACGGCCCAGCCCGCCGCCTCCTCGACGGCGATGACCGGGCCGCGGCCCGCGACCAGCACGACGCCCGCCGCCCAGGGGCGCGGCCCACGGGTGAGGATGCGGACGTCCCGTACGAGGTGGCGCAGTTCCGTCGGGTCGAGTCCGGCCCGTTCCGGGGTGTCCACGCGCAGTCTCGGTGCGCTCAGCTGCCCGCCGCCTTTCCGTCCACGGTGTGTCCCGTCTGCCAGGGACGGCACAGTCCCACGAAGAAGACGATGGCCACCAGTACCGCCGCCAGTTGGACGACGGCCATCGGGACCGCGGTGTGCTCCCCGGCGATGCCGACGAGCGGGGAGGCGATCGCGCCGATGAGGAAGGAGGAGGTGCCGAGCAGTGCGGACGCGGAACCGGCCGCGTGCCGTACCCGCATCAGGGCCAGCGCCTGGGTGTTGGGCATGGCGAGGCCCATGGCGGACATGAGGACGAAGAGGGCCGCGGCCACCGGGACGAGGCCTGCCTCGCCGAAGACTCCGGTGGAGAGCAGGAGCAGCGCCGTCGCGGCGAGGGCGATGAGGGCGAGGCCGACGGCGAGGACCTTGTCGAGGCTGACCCGGCCGACGAGGATCTTGCCGTTGATCTGGCCGACGATCACCAGGCCGACGGAGTTGATCCCGAAGAGCAGGCTGAAGGTCTGCGGGGACGCGCCGTAGATCTCCTGGATCACGAAAGGAGAGGCGCTGATGTATGCGAACAGTGCCGCGAAGGCGAAGCCGCCCGCCAGCGTGTAGCCGGTGAAGACGCGGTCGGCGAGCAGTCCGCGCATGGCGCGCAGCGCCGCACCGACGCCGCCGCCGTGGCGCTGCGCGGGCTCGAGGGTCTCGGGGAGCCTGGTCCAGACGAGCGCGGTGAGTGCGATGCCGACCGCCGTGAGGAGGACGAACACGCCCCGCCAGTCGGTGGCGCGCAGGATCTGGCCGCCGATGAGGGGCGCGACGACGGGGGCGACGCCGGAGATCAGCATGAGGGTGGAGAAGAAGCGGGCCATCGCCATGCCGTCGTACAGGTCGCGTACGACGGCTCGCGCGATCACGATGCCGGCCGCGCCCGCGAGGCCCTGCGCGAGGCGGAAGGCGACGAGGAGTTCGACGTTCGGGGCGAGGGCGCACAGGGCGGTGGCGAGGACGTAGACGACGAGGCCGACGAGGAGCGGGCGTCTGCGGCCCCATTTGTCGCTCATCGGTCCGACGACGAGCTGGCCGAGCGCCATCCCGGCGAGGCAGGCGGTCAGCGTGAGCTGGACGGTGGCAGCGGGGGCGTGCAGTGCGCGGGTGACCTCCGGCAGGGCCGGGAGGTACATGTCCATCGACAGCGGGGGCGTGGCGGTGAGTCCGCCGAGGATCAGGGTGACGAGGAGTCCGGTGCGGCGCAGGGCACCGCGGTCCGGCGCTTCGGGCGTCGCCGGTGCGTCGGGGGTCGCCGGTCCGTCGGCCACCGCCGTGTTCGGTATGTGCCCCTCCGGGGCCTCCGGGCCCTTCGGGTCCCGCCTGGTGTGCCCGCGCTCGGGCATGAGCCCCTCCCTCTTCGAGTAATCCGCCACCTATGCTCTCAGTTCGAACGGAGTGTTCGGGGTCACAGAACGTCAAGTGGCTGAGCGAGTGGCAGAGCGAAGGGCCGGGAATGACGGGCGTGGGCGAGCGGGTGCGGTGGGGGATTCTGGCGACCGGCGGGATCGCGGCGGCCTTCACGGCGGATCTGGTGGACATGCCGGACGCCGAGGTCGTGGCCGTGGCCTCGCGGACCGACGCCTCGGCGAAGGCGTTCGCCGAGCGGTTCGGGATACCGAGGGCGTACGGGGACTGGGCCTCGCTCGCTGCGGACGAGGACGTCGACGTCGTGTACGTCGCCACTCCGCACTCGGCGCACCGGGCCGCCGCCGGGATGTGTCTGGAGGCGGGGCGCCATGTGCTGTGCGAGAAGGCGTTCACACTGAACCTGCGCGAGGCGGAGGAACTGGTCGCGCTCGCCAAGGAGCACGACCGCTTCCTGATGGAGGCCATGTGGATGTACTGCAATCCGCTGGTCCGGCGGCTCAAGGGCCTCGTCGACGACGGCGTGATCGGTGAAGTCCGCACGATTCAGGCCGACTTCGGGATCAATGGCCCGTTCCCGCCGTCGCACCGGCTGCGGGACCCCGCCCAGGGCGGTGGCGCGCTGCTGGATCTCGGCGTCTATCCGGTGTCGTTCGCGCAGTTGTTGCTGGGGGAGCCCTCGGGCGTCACCGCGAGAGCGGTGCTCTCCGACGAGGGCGTCGATCTCCAGACCGGAGCACTGCTCACCTGGGAGAGCGGCGCTCTCGCTTCGGTGCACTGCTCCGTCAACGGGGGCACCCCCGTCTCCGCCTCCGTCACCGGCTCCCAGGGCCGCATCGACATCCCGGGCGGTTTCTTCTTCCCGGACCGGCTCGTGCTGCACCGCGACGGCCGCGACCCCGAGGAGTTCACGGCCGACCCGGCGCACGGCCCGCGCACCAGCCTCAGGCACGAGGCCGCCGAGGTGATGCGCGCCCTGCGGGCCGGCGAGAAGGAGTCACAGCTCGTCCCCCTGGACGGCAGCCTCGCCGTGATGCGGACGCTCGACACGATCCGCACCCAGATCGGCGTCCGCTACCCCGGAGAGACCGACTAGGACGGTCCCACCAGGACGGTCCCACCAAAACAATCGCACCAGGACGGTCCGACCAGGACGCCGACACCGCACGGCAGCCCCTCCCGATTACGCTGCGGGCCCATGAATGCCCTCAACGACTCGAACGCCCTGCCCGCCTCGCAGGCGAAGATCGCGGTGGTGACCGGCGCGGGCTCCGGCATCGGCCGTGCGGTGGCCGTCGAACTGCTGCGCACCGGCTGGTCGGTGGCGCTCGCCGGACGCAAGACGGAGACGCTGGAGGAGACGGCCGCCCTCGTCCTTGAGGCGCCCTCCCTCGTCGTACGCACCGACGTCTCGCGCCCCGACGACGTGGCGGCTCTGTTCGACGCCGCGCGCGAGCGCTTCGGGCGGCTGGACCTGCTCTTCAACAACGCGGGGACGTTCGGACCCGGCGGTGTCCCGGTCGAGGAACTGCCGTACGAGGCATGGCTGCACGTCGTGAACACGAACCTCAACGGCGCGTTCCTGTGCGCGCAGGCCGCTTATCGGCAGATGAAGGAGCAGGACCCGCAGGGCGGCCGGATCATCAACAATGGCTCGATCTCGGCGCACACGCCCCGCCCACGGTCGGTGGCGTACACGGCGACCAAGCACGCGCTGACGGGGCTGACCAAGTCGCTGTCCCTGGACGGGCGTCCGTACCGGATCGCCTGCGGTCAGATCGACATCGGCAACGCGGCGACCGACATGACCGAGCGCATGCGGACGGGAGC
This portion of the Streptomyces mirabilis genome encodes:
- a CDS encoding Gfo/Idh/MocA family oxidoreductase; its protein translation is MTGVGERVRWGILATGGIAAAFTADLVDMPDAEVVAVASRTDASAKAFAERFGIPRAYGDWASLAADEDVDVVYVATPHSAHRAAAGMCLEAGRHVLCEKAFTLNLREAEELVALAKEHDRFLMEAMWMYCNPLVRRLKGLVDDGVIGEVRTIQADFGINGPFPPSHRLRDPAQGGGALLDLGVYPVSFAQLLLGEPSGVTARAVLSDEGVDLQTGALLTWESGALASVHCSVNGGTPVSASVTGSQGRIDIPGGFFFPDRLVLHRDGRDPEEFTADPAHGPRTSLRHEAAEVMRALRAGEKESQLVPLDGSLAVMRTLDTIRTQIGVRYPGETD
- a CDS encoding serine hydrolase domain-containing protein, with translation MDTPERAGLDPTELRHLVRDVRILTRGPRPWAAGVVLVAGRGPVIAVEEAAGWAVRYSSYDEKTDAGVELPPGDRRPMTVHTPFDLASLTKLFTAVAAVQQLERGTLGIDARVGAYLPEFRAACAHDITVRQLLTHTSGLRPELPLYDCPDDAARLALLRAEAPSSRPGEYVYSDLNLILLQHVLERVTGRTLDVLVRDGITRPLGMTATSFGPCEGAAATEDQRRPWGKVDRGMLRGVVHDENAWALGGVAGHAGLFSTAHDLAIFCRTLLAGGSYGPARILGPDFVELMLAPPGLGFAVDQPWFMGALAGRGAAGHTGFTGTSLVLAPATDTFLVLLANTVHPRRRPPDSAPRAEAATRLARAVRGA
- a CDS encoding SDR family oxidoreductase; this translates as MNALNDSNALPASQAKIAVVTGAGSGIGRAVAVELLRTGWSVALAGRKTETLEETAALVLEAPSLVVRTDVSRPDDVAALFDAARERFGRLDLLFNNAGTFGPGGVPVEELPYEAWLHVVNTNLNGAFLCAQAAYRQMKEQDPQGGRIINNGSISAHTPRPRSVAYTATKHALTGLTKSLSLDGRPYRIACGQIDIGNAATDMTERMRTGALQANGETAVEPVMDVADVARTVRHMAELPLEANVQFATVLATAMPYVGRG
- a CDS encoding multidrug effflux MFS transporter → MPERGHTRRDPKGPEAPEGHIPNTAVADGPATPDAPATPEAPDRGALRRTGLLVTLILGGLTATPPLSMDMYLPALPEVTRALHAPAATVQLTLTACLAGMALGQLVVGPMSDKWGRRRPLLVGLVVYVLATALCALAPNVELLVAFRLAQGLAGAAGIVIARAVVRDLYDGMAMARFFSTLMLISGVAPVVAPLIGGQILRATDWRGVFVLLTAVGIALTALVWTRLPETLEPAQRHGGGVGAALRAMRGLLADRVFTGYTLAGGFAFAALFAYISASPFVIQEIYGASPQTFSLLFGINSVGLVIVGQINGKILVGRVSLDKVLAVGLALIALAATALLLLSTGVFGEAGLVPVAAALFVLMSAMGLAMPNTQALALMRVRHAAGSASALLGTSSFLIGAIASPLVGIAGEHTAVPMAVVQLAAVLVAIVFFVGLCRPWQTGHTVDGKAAGS
- the efeB gene encoding iron uptake transporter deferrochelatase/peroxidase subunit, with the translated sequence MTNDTTQAAGGPSPSRRSLIGWGGAGLALGAAAAGGAVAMTRTGSDADPAGAETGAAVAFHGAHQAGIATPVQDRLHFASFDVKTDDRAAFVQMLKDWTAAARRMTAGHAVGEGAYGGLAEAPPDDTGEALGLRPSRLTLTIGFGPSLFEKYGEKFGLTGQRPEALVDLPPFPGDNLEKTRSDGDLCVQACADDPQVAVHAIRNLARIGFGKVAIRWSQLGFGKTSSTTPDAQTPRNLMGFKDGTRNIAGTEPDRLKKFVWVGEGEGPAWMTGGSYLVARRIRMNIETWDRTSLQEQEDVFGRDKGEGAPVGKAQERDEPFLKAMKPDAHVRLAHPDSNDGVTLLRRGYSFTDGTDGLGRLEAGLFFLAYQRDVRKGFIPVQRSLARSDALNEYIQHVSSAVFAVPPGVLDKDDWWGRALFSKEA
- a CDS encoding TetR/AcrR family transcriptional regulator yields the protein MAHTPRPSAEPAPAKPTPDSTRRSEKSRRAIFDAALALVGEVGYPKTTIEGIAARAGVGKQTIYRWWSSKADVLLEAFIDLSAQAAEAADRSEVLGERAEYVIPDTGDLAADLKLVLRATVDELQNPTFEIPSRALAAEGVVNEALGVEFVTKLLEPQLQLYVKRLRSAQDKGDLRPDIDPRIALELFVSPLAQRWLQHTGPISYAYTDTLVDYALYGLAPRG
- a CDS encoding small ribosomal subunit Rsm22 family protein, which translates into the protein MNVPVPPAETLRTALAGLLDGLPPKAATQAVDRLIANYRGTTPTHTPVLRDRSDVVAYAAYRMPATFEAVRSALEAFADAVPQWTPASHVDVGGGTGAATWAVNATWAGARPVTVLDWAEPALALGREIAAANPELKSAEWHRSRIGSALTIESTDLVTVSYVLGELTDADRASVVTAAATAAQAVVIIEPGTPDGYARVIEARDRLITAGFHVAAPCPHSAACPIVPGEDWCHFSARVARSSLHRQVKGGSLPYEDEKFSYVAATRLAPTPAPSRVVRKPQIRKGQVLLDLCGPDEALHRETVTKRHGPLYRAARDADWGDAWPPPPAEDQQPGLSSSAPPLLNTSAPVCSTSRCRRP
- a CDS encoding bifunctional DNA primase/polymerase; translation: MSAEFGRRSGAQGRISQWLRGRRPKGATEIAADGGREALLIAAAAAGLPLAQAAYPSGYRCSCDRVGCPTPARHPVSFAWQTQSTTDRAQIERWVRHQPQANFITATGMVHDVLDVPVDAGREALERLLASGVEVGPVAQSGDGRMFFFTLTRGTPEDEDEWWPCELDSHPETTDEHPGLRWHCRGSYVLVPPAQLPGGLTVDWVRGPEHPLPDPLSLLEALTDACARYVGENESDDHLAAWPHRN
- the ddaH gene encoding dimethylargininase produces the protein MCPPAHFDVTYAINPWMNPAKPVDVPLAVAQWEDLRSRYLALGHTVEELTPRPGLPDMVFAANGATVVDGRVLGARFAHREREPEAAAHLEWFRAHGFPHVQEPVHVNEGEGDFAVTASYVLAGRGFRASPLSHGEAQEFFARPVIGLDLVDPRYYHLDTALAVLDDTTDEVMYYPPAFSPGSREVLRRLFPDALIAGAEDAAAFGLNAVSDGLHVLLPQAATGLLGPLRERGFEPVGIDLSELLKGGGSVKCCTQELRC
- the efeU gene encoding iron uptake transporter permease EfeU, with amino-acid sequence MFGNYLIGLREGLEASLVVCILIAYLVKTDRKDALKPIWMGIGVALALALGFGCALEFGSQELTFEAQEALGGSLSIVAVGLVTWMVFWMRRTARHLKSELHGRLDAALAMGTGALVATAFLAVGREGLETALFVWASVHAASDGTPRPLIGVALGLATAVFLGWLFYRGALKINLAKFFTWTGGMLVVVAAGVLAYGVHDLQEADWIPGLRNLAFDISGTIPPDSWYGTLLKGVLNFQPDPTVLQVTVWALYLVPTLAIFLAPVGFASGKGKVKVPDEQGSRGSQPTKAS